From Caldicellulosiruptor hydrothermalis 108, a single genomic window includes:
- a CDS encoding helix-turn-helix domain-containing protein: MKDIIIQLKNIRKQKKITLQDLSLKTGISVKQLSKIENQKAIPSTATLQKIAAALDVKFLIVDDTTLHEGREAG; this comes from the coding sequence ATGAAAGACATAATAATACAGCTCAAAAATATCAGGAAGCAAAAGAAAATAACACTTCAAGACTTATCATTGAAAACTGGCATAAGTGTAAAGCAGCTTAGCAAGATTGAAAATCAGAAAGCTATACCAAGCACGGCGACATTGCAAAAGATAGCAGCAGCTCTGGATGTCAAGTTTCTCATAGTTGATGATACAACCCTCCACGAAGGGCGTGAGGCGGGATGA
- a CDS encoding helix-turn-helix domain-containing protein, which produces MQSLHNNIYKTARKNAGLTQMQAAELLNVSVRSLADYETGKTIPPDDVVIAMIEVYKAQWLAYSHLQKSTLIGKRYLPEIDLSDLPKAVLRLKKEIADLEKLDSEIINIACDGKIDKHEKMAWGRIVKEIREAISAAYSVIFSKEGA; this is translated from the coding sequence ATGCAGAGTTTACACAATAACATTTACAAAACAGCCAGAAAAAATGCAGGATTGACTCAAATGCAAGCAGCAGAACTTCTCAATGTTAGTGTCAGATCATTAGCTGATTATGAGACAGGCAAAACAATTCCGCCTGATGATGTGGTCATAGCAATGATAGAAGTCTACAAAGCACAATGGTTAGCATACAGCCATCTACAAAAGTCGACGCTTATAGGTAAAAGATATTTGCCTGAAATAGACCTCTCAGATTTGCCAAAAGCAGTTTTGCGACTAAAGAAAGAGATAGCTGATTTAGAAAAGCTGGACTCTGAAATAATTAACATCGCATGTGATGGGAAAATAGACAAGCATGAAAAAATGGCATGGGGAAGGATAGTGAAAGAAATTCGAGAAGCAATTTCAGCGGCTTATTCGGTTATTTTCTCAAAGGAAGGAGCGTGA
- a CDS encoding helix-turn-helix domain-containing protein has protein sequence MENKKAYTVQEAAKLLSLGKTTIYELIWQNKLKHIKIGRKIIIPETAIQEFIVANTKTNKEWKEEEWNVSIKK, from the coding sequence ATGGAAAACAAGAAAGCTTACACAGTGCAAGAGGCAGCAAAGCTACTCAGTTTGGGGAAGACAACTATATATGAGCTAATTTGGCAAAACAAACTTAAGCACATCAAAATTGGTCGCAAGATTATTATTCCAGAGACAGCTATTCAAGAATTCATTGTAGCAAATACAAAAACAAATAAAGAGTGGAAGGAGGAAGAATGGAATGTGAGCATAAAAAAATAA
- a CDS encoding siphovirus Gp157 family protein, which yields MKLYELAEQFKQLQEMLEDEGVDIDAVKNTLELVEFDFTEKIESIAKLIRSLEYEIEVYKNEEQRIANKRKSKEKKRDWLKQYVQEQMEKVGLEKVKTPLFTVSIQTNPPSVEIVDETLIPETYFRIEKIPLKKEILEALKQGQEVPGVMIKTTKSIRIR from the coding sequence ATGAAGCTCTATGAGCTTGCTGAACAGTTTAAACAATTACAAGAAATGCTTGAAGACGAAGGAGTAGACATTGATGCTGTAAAAAATACTCTTGAATTGGTTGAATTTGATTTTACTGAGAAGATAGAGAGCATTGCAAAGCTGATTAGAAGTCTTGAATATGAGATAGAAGTGTATAAAAACGAAGAACAGAGAATAGCTAACAAACGCAAGAGTAAAGAAAAAAAGAGAGATTGGCTTAAACAATATGTGCAAGAACAAATGGAAAAAGTAGGACTGGAGAAAGTTAAAACACCGCTATTTACCGTTTCGATTCAAACCAATCCACCAAGTGTTGAAATTGTAGATGAGACGCTTATTCCAGAAACATATTTCAGAATTGAAAAGATACCTCTAAAAAAGGAAATCTTAGAAGCTCTTAAGCAAGGGCAGGAAGTACCAGGCGTAATGATTAAAACTACAAAGTCTATAAGAATAAGGTAA
- a CDS encoding endonuclease domain-containing protein, whose amino-acid sequence MKNYPWDYRNLFDYKTRNYSFEITDFLANELDKLKDPVKDFLTVVIEGKISELIYGYLNKCESPIEQLLVIALDYFIGNDPDVFMIVQNEIKLQHATYRVDICVYIGDWMENIAECKKLVIECDGHDFHEKTKEQAMRDKKRDRDLIEAGYQVIHFTGSEIFADPFKCAREIRDLINKMR is encoded by the coding sequence ATGAAAAATTATCCATGGGATTATAGAAATTTATTTGATTATAAAACTAGAAATTATTCATTTGAAATCACCGACTTTTTAGCAAACGAATTGGACAAACTGAAAGACCCTGTGAAAGATTTTCTTACTGTAGTTATTGAAGGGAAAATTAGTGAGCTTATCTATGGTTATTTAAATAAATGCGAATCGCCTATAGAACAACTTTTAGTGATTGCTCTGGATTATTTTATAGGCAATGACCCAGATGTTTTTATGATTGTTCAAAACGAAATAAAACTGCAACATGCAACTTATAGAGTGGATATATGTGTTTATATTGGTGATTGGATGGAAAATATAGCGGAGTGCAAGAAACTTGTAATTGAATGTGACGGTCATGATTTTCACGAAAAAACTAAGGAACAAGCTATGAGAGACAAAAAGCGCGATAGAGATTTAATTGAAGCTGGATACCAAGTAATTCATTTCACAGGTAGTGAAATATTTGCAGATCCATTCAAATGTGCGAGAGAAATTAGAGACTTGATAAATAAAATGAGGTGA
- a CDS encoding replicative helicase loader/inhibitor, which produces MTKAECIKFLAIVNMAYPNWQVNELTVGLWAEMLEDIDFKIAQIALKKHIAENPYPPTIADIRKAVAEITTPKENKLTAAEAWGEVMAAVRQFGYYREAEALASMSERTRRVVKYIGWQNICTCEEIDVLRGQFRAMYEQLEEREKKEAILPPSVHDAIKALAEAKEIDRGFKMIEGGKR; this is translated from the coding sequence ATGACAAAAGCTGAATGTATAAAATTTTTAGCAATCGTAAACATGGCTTATCCAAACTGGCAAGTAAATGAGTTAACGGTTGGATTGTGGGCTGAAATGCTTGAAGATATAGACTTTAAAATTGCTCAAATAGCATTAAAGAAACACATTGCAGAGAATCCATATCCACCGACTATTGCAGATATAAGAAAAGCCGTAGCTGAAATCACAACTCCAAAAGAAAACAAGCTTACTGCAGCGGAAGCATGGGGTGAAGTAATGGCTGCAGTAAGGCAGTTTGGCTATTACAGAGAAGCTGAAGCTTTGGCAAGTATGAGTGAGCGAACAAGGCGAGTTGTTAAATACATTGGCTGGCAGAACATATGCACATGTGAGGAAATAGATGTTTTGCGTGGACAATTTAGAGCAATGTACGAACAGTTAGAAGAAAGGGAGAAGAAGGAAGCAATATTGCCACCAAGCGTACATGATGCTATCAAGGCTTTAGCTGAAGCAAAGGAGATTGACAGAGGTTTTAAGATGATTGAAGGGGGAAAAAGATAA
- a CDS encoding nucleoside triphosphate pyrophosphohydrolase family protein: MHYNFPEIKEKPASLIQQLNKIVEEAAEVIKARDDIERLYEVLDLMHACETYVRIMEAKGVVIDKFVKLIIKKNKERGYYDMA, encoded by the coding sequence ATGCACTATAACTTTCCAGAAATCAAGGAAAAGCCAGCTTCTTTAATACAACAGCTTAACAAAATCGTCGAGGAAGCGGCAGAAGTTATTAAAGCAAGAGATGACATTGAACGTTTATATGAGGTGCTTGATTTAATGCATGCGTGTGAGACATATGTACGCATAATGGAAGCAAAAGGCGTTGTTATAGACAAGTTTGTAAAGCTCATAATCAAGAAGAACAAGGAGCGTGGTTACTATGACATGGCTTGA